From a single Miscanthus floridulus cultivar M001 chromosome 8, ASM1932011v1, whole genome shotgun sequence genomic region:
- the LOC136476488 gene encoding uncharacterized protein isoform X4: MMASASSSGGGARPWRTALLTLRDESLASPSPTALLELLRRVLLSPASASPSLAASAAALSPHEVGSDVAFLADTAAAAASCPGADDALRGVCHLIYDVMCKTNMEIDSSGWLALLKFLDTLVKCSIEGACVKGLSSRTAALNTTSECLHILRFWSRDYGRSVSLTESSHSLTVLVSIVSYLQAELNISDKPANATGISSRNSGSVNSKNSNIWDMKISAFSMVEDILSKVASNMTENLWQSVIEVLRKVMDFVTARNLVIESSVMSRFYTSFLRCLHLVLADPKGPLSGHVAGFVANLQIFFIYGLRSSSPPTLARKETRTDSKPRASHGRYRPPHLRNKDGGENDSLEGRNSDSEYSRYDISSSDSDLSDSDGYAKSGDRFRSSKARLAAILCIQDICHADPKVLTSQWPVLLPENDVLQQRKYQATLMTCLLFDPITKVRVEAASTIATMLEGQALVLTQVAEYKESSKRGSFTTLSSSLGQILMQLHTGALYLIQRETQATLLAALFRVLILLISATPYTRMPKELLPTVIKVLCSRILDKHSNKTEHYALLVNVLSCLETAFSKVPPTLDVFVVLTEDCCVGPSHDQEESNVIAILLHCIEEEMYYSVRHGAFQVLRSAVHNYPSCANMIWEKLRDNVLNLLQIQSFEDQKYDANFGPPGPKEESSIKERCLVAGIKVMDECLRVSSGFKGADDIKECRLLDIQQISDCTINKTIKSAPHFEMEAAGSSQNCTLDITLGTSRWIEVIETHLPQGLSHGSAMVRTASLTCFAGMTSDVFFSLPENKRDYVTSSSVHAALNDTVPSVRSAACRAIGIVACFPQILSSSSLPGKFIDAIEFNTHNSSTPVRVTAAWALANLCSCIRFRALEVHTDPYAGVLNKSSISLLVEVALRLAKDSEKVKSNAVRALGYLSRFIRFNYQAGTINDPRSGVARKNGAGFGVLCDNWECKGPMECLPCP, encoded by the exons ATGATGGCCTCCGCCTCgtcctccggcggcggcgcgcgtccGTGGCGCACCGCGCTGCTCACCCTGCGCGACGAGTCGCTCGCCTCGCCCTCGCCCACGGCCCTCCTCGAGCTCCTCCGCCGCGTCCTCCTCTCcccggcctcggcctcgccctcaCTCGCCGCGTCCGCCGCCGCGCTCTCCCCTCACGAG GTGGGCTCGGATGTGGCGTTCCTCGCCGacacggccgcggcggcggcctctTGCCCCGGCGCCGACGACGCGCTGCGCGGTGTTTGCCACCTG ATTTATGATGTCATGTGCAAAACAAATATGGAGATTGACTCTTCTGGTTGGCTTGCATTGTTGAAGTTTCTTGACACGCTTGTCAAATGCTCGATTGAGGGCGCATGCGTGAAGGGCCTCTCTAGTAGGACAGCTGCATTGAATACAACATCTGAATGTTTACATATCCTCAG GTTCTGGAGCAGGGATTATGGAAGAAGCGTTTCATTAACTGAAAGTTCACATTCACTAACAGTGCTCGTCTCGATTGTATCATACTTGCAAGCCGAACTGAACATCTCTGATAAACCAGCAAATGCCACTGGCATTTCTTCCCGCAATTCTGGATCTGTGAATAGTAAAAATTCCAATATTTGGGATATGAAGATATCTGCATTTTCCATGGTGGAAGATATACTGAGTAAGGTTGCATCAAATATGACAGAAAATCTGTGGCAGTCTGTTATTGAG GTCTTGAGGAAAGTTATGGATTTTGTCACAGCAAGGAACCTTGTTATAGAGAGTAGCGTCATGTCAAG ATTTTATACTTCCTTTCTTCGTTGTCTACATTTGGTTCTTGCGGATCCCAAAGGACCACTTTCAGGGCAT GTTGCAGGGTTTGTGGCAAATCTGCAAATATTTTTCATATATGGGCTGAGGTCATCTTCACCTCCTACACTAGCTCGAAAAGAAACTAGAACAGATTCAAAACCCAGAGCTTCACATGGACGATATAGACCACCTCATTTGAGGAACAAGGATGGAGGAGAGAATGATTCACTGGAAGGTCGAAATTCAGATAGTGAATATTCTCGGTATGATATAAGCTCATCAGACTCAGACCTGAGTGATAGTGATGGTTATGCAAAAAGTGGAGACCGCTTCCGGAGTTCAAAGGCTAGATTAGCTGCCATCCTTTGTATACAG GATATCTGCCATGCTGATCCAAAGGTACTTACTTCACAATGGCCAGTACTTTTGCCTGAGAATGATGTTCTCCAACAAAG GAAATATCAAGCAACTCTGATGACATGCTTGCTTTTTGATCCTATAACAAAG GTACGTGTTGAGGCAGCATCAACCATTGCTACCATGCTGGAAGGGCAAGCATTAGTTTTGACACAAGTTGCAGAGTACAAGGAGTCATCCAAGCGTGGATCTTTCACCACATTATCTTCCTCACTTGGTCAAATATTGATGCAACTGCATACAG GAGCACTATACTTGATACAGCGTGAAACTCAAGCTACTTTGCTTGCGGCATTGTTCAGAGTTCtcattcttttgatatctgctaCACC GTACACTCGGATGCCAAAGGAGTTATTGCCAACAGTCATTAAAGTATTGTGCAGTAGAATACTGGACAAGCACTCGAACAAGACTGAACATTATGCCTTGctg GTTAATGTTCTAAGTTGCTTGGAGACAGCATTTTCAAAAGTGCCACCAACTTTGGACGTCTTTGTGGTTCTCACTGAGGATTGCTGTGTTG GACCATCACATGATCAGGAAGAATCAAATGTTATAGCTATTCTTCTTCATTGTATAGAGGAGGAAATGTATTACAGTGTTAGACATGGAGCTTTCCAG GTGCTGAGATCAGCGGTTCACAACTACCCAAGCTGTGCAAACATGATTTGGGAAAAACTTCGAGACAACGTTCTTAATTTGTTGCAAATACAAAGCTTTGAGGACCAAAAGTATGATGCTAACTTTGGACCTCCTGGACCTAAAGAAGAATCATCAATCAAGGAAAGATGTCTTGTGGCTGGAATAAAG GTAATGGATGAATGTCTGCGTGTTTCATCTGGATTCAAAGGAGCAGATGACATCAAAGAATGCAGATTGCTGGATATTCAGCAAATTTCTGATTGTACCATAAATAAAACTATTAAGTCTGCACCTCACTTCGAAATGGAAGCTGCTGGATCATCACAGAATTGCACTTTGGACATAACACTTGGAACTAGCCGTTGGATCGAGGTGATAGAGACTCATCTCCCTCAGGGATTATCCCATGGCTCTGCTATG GTCAGGACAGCATCCCTCACATGCTTTGCTGGCATGACTTCTGATGTATTCTTCTCCCTGCCAGAAAATAAGAGAGACTATGTGACCTCCTCATCT GTTCATGCGGCATTAAATGATACGGTTCCTAGTGTAAGATCAGCTGCGTGTCGAGCTATTGGCATTGTTGCATGTTTTCCTCAGATATTGTCAAG TTCTAGCCTACCAGGCAAGTTCATAGATGCCATTGAGTTCAATACACATAATTCATCAACTCCA GTTCGTGTCACCGCTGCATGGGCTTTGGCAAATCTCTGTTCTTGTATTCGTTTTAGAGCATTGGAAGTGCATACAGATCCCTATGCAG GTGTACTGAACAAATCAAGCATATCTCTTTTGGTTGAAGTTGCTTTGCGTCTGgccaaagatagtgaaaaa GTAAAATCAAACGCTGTTAGAGCTCTTGGTTATCTTTCAAGATTTATCAGATTCAATTACCAGGCTGGCACAATAAATGACCCAAG ATCCGGTGTGGCTCGAAAGAATGGTGCAGGCTTTGGTGTCTTGTGTGACAACTGGGAATGTAAAG GTCCAATGGAATGTTTGCCATGCCCTTAG